A window from Schistosoma haematobium chromosome 1, whole genome shotgun sequence encodes these proteins:
- the PCCA1 gene encoding Propionyl-CoA carboxylase alpha chain, mitochondrial (EggNog:ENOG410X5VB~COG:C), whose protein sequence is MYLVLQSCQTRARFGVYRQFFQIDFSCSRTVFRKLSTSLCFHREFYWNDRYDNNEEKFDKVLIANRGEIACRIIQSCKRLGIRTVAIHSEVDYISRFVSMADEAVCVGPPPSAQSYLNMPAILNAVKSTGAQAVHPGYGFLSENTLFAAELEKMNVVFLGPNSRAIKAMGDKIESKRIANQAKVNCIPGYDGEVDGPDEAARIAAEIGYPVMIKASAGGGGKGMRIAWNEKEAREGYRLSKSEAKASFGDDRMLIEKFIDNPRHIEIQVLCDRHGNAIYLNERECSIQRRNQKVIEEAPSTFLDPASRKAMGEQAVSLAKAVGYDSAGTVEFLVDSKRNFYFLEMNTRLQVEHPITECITGVDVVHQMLRVGKGHPLMLSQSDIPVNGWAFECRVYAEDPYKAFGLPSIGRLRTYSEPLHIPNVRCDSGINEGSEISIYYDPMICKLVTYGPDRQTALNTMAKALDSYVIRGVTHNIPLLRDIVTEKRFVSGNISTKYLSEVYPDGFKGKVLDQKELGTLISVSASIFAKNDARIRNCSGESQWDLVASVHENSANSDPKSRSYIRCIVTRDCSGFQVRMSSWEPPKHINQQDAYATSQSSKSQETVVRVADNFKLSDKIINHSYDGNEVTLQLLDKSINTVCLQYLGTAFPIEIMNTTAAWFRAAYMPPPRVIDYGSICIAPMPGLVRSVAVKLGDRVSEGQELCVLEAMKMQNSMTASRSGVIKKVNFKAGDSVGEGDILIELEKE, encoded by the exons ATGTACTTGGTCCTACAGAGTTGTCAGACTCGAGCAAGATTTGGTGTTTATAGGCAGTTTTTTCAGATTGATTTCAGTTGCTCCAGAACAGTCTTTAGAAAATTGTCCACATCCTTATGTTTCCATAGGGAATTCTACTGGAACGATCGGTACGATAATAATGAGGAG AAGTTCGACAAAGTACTCATAGCAAATCGAGGTGAAATCGCCTGCCGTATAATCCAGTCATGTAAACGACTAGGGATTCGCACTGTCGCTATTCACAGCGAAGTGGATTATATATCTCGTTTTGTGTCCATGGCGGACGAAGCAGTATGTGTTGGTCCACCTCCAAGTGCCCAATCTTATCTAAATATGCCTGCTATTTTAAACGCTGTAAAGTCGACGGGTGCCCAAGCAGTACACCCTGGTTATGGCTTTTTGTCAGAAAACACTCTTTTTGCCGCGGAGTTAGAGAAAATGAATGTTGTCTTTCTTGGTCCTAATTCTAGAGCTATAAAAGCTATGGGAGATAAAATTGAGAGCAAACGAATTGCTAATCAAGCTAAAGTTAATTGTATCCCAGGTTATGATGGAGAAGTGGATGGTCCAGATGAAGCTGCTAGGATTGCTGCTGAAATCG GTTATCCTGTTATGATTAAAGCATCTGCAGGTGGTGGAGGTAAAGGTATGCGTATAGCATGGAATGAAAAAGAGGCTCGCGAAGGTTATCGACTTTCTAAATCAGAAGCAAAAGCCAGTTTTGGAGATGATCGCATGTTGATTGAAAAATTTATAGACAATCCAAGACATATTGAAATACAG GTACTGTGTGACAGACATGGAAATGCAATTTATCTTAATGAACGGGAATGCTCTATTCAAAGACGCAATCAGAAAGTCATTGAGGAAGCACCTAGCACATTTTTGGACCCAGCTTCGCGTAAAGCAATGGGTGAACAAGCTGTCTCGTTAGCCAAAGCAGTTGGTTATGATTCTGCAG GAACTGTTGAGTTTTTGGTTGATTCCAAGCGTAATTTCTATTTTCTTGAGATGAACACTCGACTTCAAGTAGAGCATCCAATCACTGAGTGCATAACTGGTGTTGATGTTGTACATCAAATGCTTCGAGTTGGTAAAGGGCATCCGTTAATGCTATCTCAG TCTGATATACCCGTGAATGGATGGGCTTTTGAGTGTCGTGTATATGCTGAAGATCCATACAAAGCGTTTGGTTTACCATCGATCGGGCGTTTACGTACTTACAGTGAACCTTTGCACATACCTAATGTCCGCTGTGATAGTGGAATCAATGAAGGATCGGAGATCTCTATATACTATGATCCTATGATCTGTAAACTTGTTACATATGGACCAGATCGTCAAACTGCCCTAAACACTATGGCCAAAGCTTTGGACAGTTATGTTATTCGTGGTGTGACTCATAACATTCCTTTGCTTCGTGATATTGTCACCGAGAAACGTTTTGTATCTGGGAATATTTCGACAAAGTATCTATCTGAAGTGTATCCTGATGGATTCAAAG GCAAAGTACTTGATCAAAAAGAACTAGGTACATTAATTTCTGTTTCTGCATCTATATTTGCTAAAAATGATGCACGCATTCGAAACTGTTCTGG GGAGTCACAATGGGATTTAGTTGCATCTGTCCATGAAAATAGTGCTAATAGCGATCCTAAAAGTCGTTCGTATATTCGCTGCATTGTAACACGTGACTGCTCAGGTTTTCAAGTTCGCATGTCATCGTGGGAGCCTCCCAAGCATATTAACCAACAGGACGCATATGCTACTTCTCAATCCTCCAAGTCGCAAGAAACAGTTGTTAGAGTAGCTGATAATTTTAAATTGTCTGATAAAATTATAAACCATTCATATGACGGCAATGAA GTGACTTTGCAGTTACTTGACAAAAGTATCAATACTGTTTGCTTACAATATCTTGGTACTGCATTTCCCATAGAAATTATGAACACAACGGCAGCATGGTTTCGTGCCGCTTATATGCCTCCCCCCCGTGTTATCGACTATGGTTCAATTTGTATTGCTCCTATGCCTGGCTTGGTTCGTTCCGTTGCAGTTAAGTTAGGTGATCGAGTGAGCGAAGGTCAAGAACTATGTGTATTAGAAGCCATGAAGATGCAGAACAGCATGACAGCATCGAGATCGGGAGTT ATTAAAAAAGTAAATTTCAAAGCTGGTGATTCTGTCGGTGAAGGTGATATTTTAATTGAGTTAGAAAAAGAATaa